AGGGACCATGATCATCATCGTCCCGCTGAGGACGCCAAAGAGGATCGCGCCGATTCCAAGAATGACGCTAACCACACCGAAAAACCGCAACAGCCCCTTCGCCACCCTGATCTCCGTCCCAGTCCCATCCGCGACCTGAGAACACTATGGCCACAGATCTCGAACGTCTAGTTGTCTCACTCGAGGCCTCGATCAAGTCCTTTGACAAGGAGATGAAGCGGGCCCGCGCCGTCTCCAATACGGCGATGAAGGATGTCGAGCGGAGCGTCGCTTCCGGCCAGAAGCGCATTGAGGCGGCTATGGGCCGGATTGGCTCAAGCATCCGGGCGGGCATTGCGGGAGCTCTGGCTGGCCTGTCGATCGGGCAGATCAAGGATTATGCCGACAGCTACACCCGCATTCAGAACGCGCTCAAAGTCAGGGGCCTTGAGGGGAAAGACCTCTCCGATACGTACGACACGCTCTATGCGGCCGCCCAGCGTCAGGGCGCGCCACTCGAGGCCATGGCGACCCTCTACGGCCGCATTTCGATGGCCCAGAAGGATCTCAACGCCACTTCGGCAGAGATGCTGCAATTCACCGAGGGCGTCGGCATGGCGCTCCGGGTGTCCGGCCAGAGCGCGGAACAGGCCTCCGGTGCGCTTCTGCAGCTGAGCCAGGCGCTCTCGGGCGGCAAGATCCAGGCCGAGGAATACAACTCGCTGATCGACGGGGCGCGCCCTGTCCTCCAGGCGGTCGCCGTCGGTCTGAAGGAAGCGGGCGGTTCGGTTTCAAAGCTCACGGCGCTGGTAAAGGACGGCAAGATCAGCAGCGAGGCGTTTTTCCGCGCCTTCCAGGCCGGACAGCCCGTCCTCGAGCGGATGGCCTCCAAGACCAGCGAGACATCCTCTCAGGCGTTGAACCGGCTCGGGAATGCCTTCACGACCTTGATCGGGCGGCTCGACGAGGTGAGCCGCACATCGTCGACCACGGCCCGGCTGCTGGGCGGTGTCGCGGACGCCATGGACAGGATTGCCAAGGCGATCCCGAATGCCGCTGGCGCGCTCGTGAATCTTGATGCGGCAATTGATGCGGCGAAGCTCAAGACGCTTGAACAGACACTCGTCGGGGTCAATCAGCAGCTTCAGCTCGCAGCCAAGACAGGCGATCTGAGCTCAGGGCGCACACGCGGTCTCGCCGCGCAGGCGGTCCAGCTGGAGCAGCAAATTGCGCAACTCAAGCGCGCCACCAAAGGCAACGAAGCCGCCAATGATCCGGCATTGCAGGCTGCCGATGCCGCCGAGATGGCGAGGCGCCGAAACCAGGCGGACTATAAAGCCATCGGTGGGGTCTCATACAAGGACTATGCGGTTCCGGACGATGACAAGGGCAAGAAGCGCAAGGAGAACGAATACCAGCGCGAGATTGCCCAGATCCGCGAGCGCACGGCCGCTCTTCAGCAGGAAAGCACGACCATTGGCCAATCAGCCGCCGATGTCGCCAAGGCCGAGGCAGAGTTCCGGCTCCTGGAAGCGGCCAAGAAGGCGAACGTCGCGATCACCCCGCAGCTCAAGGCCGACATTGAGAGTGTTGCTGCGGCCTACGGCGAGGCCACGGCGAAACTGGAAGATGCCCGCAAGGCCCAGGAGCAGTTCAACGAGCTGCAGCAGTTCGTGGGCGAGTCCATCAGTGGCTTCCTGTCCGACATCGTGTCCGGTGGCAAGAATGCCGAAGAAGCTCTGATGAACCTGACGAAGCGGCTGGCGGACATGGCGCTGCAGGCGGCGCTCTTGGGGCAGGGGCCGCTTGCTGGGCTCCTTGGCATGTCAGGCACCAATGGCGGCGTCGGCGGGCTCATCGGAACCCTCTTCAAGAGCTTCATGCCCGGCCGAGCCATGGGCGGTCCTGTGAAGGCAGGACAGGCGTACACGGTCGGCGAGACGGGCCGCGAGACGTTCATCCCCACAACCCCCGGCCGGATCGTCCCGAACGGAAAATTGGGCGGCGGCAACATGCAAGTCGTGATCAACAACAACGCTGGGGCTCAGGTGTCCACGCGACAGACGAATGGGCCACAGGGTCCGCGCCTCGAGGTCCAGATCGACCAGATGGTGGCAGACGCACTCATGAGAGGGCATGCAACTTCCGGGGCCCTGAAGAGCCTGCGGCGCAACCAGATGGGAGGTCGGTAATGGCCCGCCCTGTCTGGCCCGCAACCGTCCCGCATGAGCCGTCTTCTCGCAGCATCTCCGAGCCTTTCCGCAAGGCGCTGGAAAGCGAGATGGCAGCCGGGAACACCCGCACCCGCCGCACGGCCACGGCTGTGATCGGCGTGGTCGATCTCACCATCCGGATGACCACCGAACAGTTCCTGACCTTCAAGGCCTTCGTGCGCGACACCCTCTCGCACGGCACGGCAGAGTTTGACATGCCTGTGTCCGATCTCACCGGCTGCACGGTGAAGCGGGTCAAGCTCCGCAACGGTGGCCAGTATCAGCCGGCCCGCGCTGGCAACCGCATCTTCGTTTCCTTCTCTCTCGACGTTTGGGATCTCTAAGTGCCGATCTCCGCAACGCAAGCCTGGGCCGAGGCCGCCGCCTCCGCGCCCAAGGATGAGGTCATGCTCATCACCATTGAGCTGATCCATCCGGTCTTTGTCGAGAACGGCGTCCCGGCTCCCATCCGGGCGGTTCGGAACACGGTCGATATGAACTTCAAGCTGGAGACGGGGGCACCGGTCGGCAGCGGGCAGACGGTTCTCTTCAAGGCAATCCCCTTTGAGATCGACTATCCCCGCATCGGCAATCTCGGCGCAGAGGCCACCATCCGGCTCGACAACATCAACCGGGAGGCCTCCCGCTACCTCGAGGAAGCCGTGAAGCTGAACACGCCCATCCAGGCGATCTTCCGCGGCTATCTGGCCTCGGATCCCAATACGGTCGGGCAGGGGCCCTATAAGCTGATCCTGCGCTCTGTGAAGCGAACAGGGCGGCAGCTTGAGGGGCAGCTTGCCATCGCACGTCCGCAGAACATGCGGGTCATGCGGGGGGTCTATGACATGCAGAGGTTCCCGTCTCTGCTCGCGGTATCCTAGGAGGAACACATGCTCTCACGTCGTAAGCTGTTCGGGTTCTTGGCTGCCGCTCCTGTTGTGGCTGCTGCTGGCCCTGTTTTGGCACGAGGCGGCCCTGTCAAAGGCAGATCATACGTCGTAGGCGAGGTGCCCTCTGAGACGGTTATCCCTCTTAAGAACGTCGAACTTCGCCACCCCACGATGGTCCGACCTGTTACAATCACCGTCAACAACACGTCCGGACGACTGGTGCGCATGGAAATGAAGGAAGGCCGGATCAATATCTATGACTGACCGTTTCACCTTCCTCGAAAGCCTCGTGGGCAAGCCCTACAAGATCGGGGCGCGCGGACCAGACGAGTTCGATTGCTACGGTCTCGCCCGCCATATCCAGATGGAGCTTGCTGGCGTTGACATGCCGGATGTGGCCTTTGTCGAGCCCACGACCCGGGCCCAGGCCGAGGCCATGCTCTCCCATCCCGAGCGCCAGGCGTGGGAAGAGGTGACGGAAGCGGACGTGCAGGATCTCGATCTCGTGCTGATGGGCAACGTGGCCAAGCGGGACTTCCACCTCGGCACCTATGTGAAGCTGACGACGGCCGGGGCGGTGCTCCACATCGACCGCCATGCTGGCGTCGTGGTCGATGACATCCCAGCACTTCGGGCGTCGGGGTTTCACTTTTTGAGGTTCTTCCGTCGAAGGGCGTAGTCACTTCGGAATTTGGATCAACTGCGCCGGTACTTACGAACCAAAAGCCATACCTGAACAAGGTAGATCGCCAGGGCAAGCAGTACGATCGGAATAGCGAACGTGAGAAAGCGCGAAAAGGCTTCTTCTCCAGCGCCCTGATAAACATGATTGCCGTAGTAGGCCAGTAGGCAGAGGACAAAGAAGCCCGCGCCTAGGCGTATGGCAATTTCACGTTTCATTTGCTTTCGAGCCTCAGGGCCGCCGCTCGGTTCCATCGTTTGCCCTTCAATCAACTGTGTCCCGGCCTGCCCCAATCGCCTAGCGAGCAGCACAGGTCTTCTCACTGACCAATGGTAGAACTCTGATTCGACATGCGTCTTGCAATCAAGCATAATCTCTTGGTCTTCGATCCGGAGCGCGATGACCCGCGTGTGCAGGAAAGCGGGCTCGTGCTCCCCATTTCCGAGCACAAGACCCGTAAGCGCAGGCCGACCATCGAGCAGGTTCTCGCCGAGACCGGTTGGCGGTTCGACCTACCGACCGTCTGCAAGGTGAACGGCGTCTATTTCGGCCGCGCCGAATGGGCGACCCATAAGCTGACCGCCAACGACAACGTTGAGTTCCTGTCCCGTCCCCTCGGTGGCAGCATGGGCGGCAGCGGCGGTTCGTCTGGGAAAACCATTGCTGCCGTCGTTGCCATGGTCGCTCTCACGGCGCTCGCCCCTTGGGCCGCTGGTGCGGTCTTCGGTGCCGGCACGATCGCGGCCTCGGTCGCCGCGTCTGTCATGATTGCAGGCGGCGCGATGGCGATCAGCCATTTCCTGCAGCCCAAGGCAGGCGGGCAGACCGACGCCAAGGACGAACTGTACTCCTTCGGCTTCGGCGGCAACGCAGCGCGCCCCTTGGAACCGATCCCGGTCCTCTATGGCCGCACCCTGTCATTCCCGGATTTTGCCGCGCCGAAGTACAGCGAGTTCGACGGCGACAGCATGACGGAGTTCGCCCTCCTGTGCCTGACGTGCGGGGATGCGGACGTTGAGGAATTGCGTATTGCCGATACCCGTATCTGGACCAAGAGCGGCGGCTACAACACCAGTTTCCCCGGCATCACGATCCAGATCCGCAAGCCGGGTCAGAAGGTCACGCTGTTCCCGGTCAACGTCGTTACCTCCTCCGAAGTCACCGGCGTTACGCTTTCGACCGACTATAGCCCTGGGTTTGCCGCCAATGCGGCAGGCACGGAGGCGACGAGCCTCCTGCTCGATTTCATCTTTC
This window of the Microvirga sp. TS319 genome carries:
- a CDS encoding DUF1833 family protein, coding for MPISATQAWAEAAASAPKDEVMLITIELIHPVFVENGVPAPIRAVRNTVDMNFKLETGAPVGSGQTVLFKAIPFEIDYPRIGNLGAEATIRLDNINREASRYLEEAVKLNTPIQAIFRGYLASDPNTVGQGPYKLILRSVKRTGRQLEGQLAIARPQNMRVMRGVYDMQRFPSLLAVS
- a CDS encoding NlpC/P60 family protein translates to MTDRFTFLESLVGKPYKIGARGPDEFDCYGLARHIQMELAGVDMPDVAFVEPTTRAQAEAMLSHPERQAWEEVTEADVQDLDLVLMGNVAKRDFHLGTYVKLTTAGAVLHIDRHAGVVVDDIPALRASGFHFLRFFRRRA
- a CDS encoding tape measure protein, with the protein product MKRARAVSNTAMKDVERSVASGQKRIEAAMGRIGSSIRAGIAGALAGLSIGQIKDYADSYTRIQNALKVRGLEGKDLSDTYDTLYAAAQRQGAPLEAMATLYGRISMAQKDLNATSAEMLQFTEGVGMALRVSGQSAEQASGALLQLSQALSGGKIQAEEYNSLIDGARPVLQAVAVGLKEAGGSVSKLTALVKDGKISSEAFFRAFQAGQPVLERMASKTSETSSQALNRLGNAFTTLIGRLDEVSRTSSTTARLLGGVADAMDRIAKAIPNAAGALVNLDAAIDAAKLKTLEQTLVGVNQQLQLAAKTGDLSSGRTRGLAAQAVQLEQQIAQLKRATKGNEAANDPALQAADAAEMARRRNQADYKAIGGVSYKDYAVPDDDKGKKRKENEYQREIAQIRERTAALQQESTTIGQSAADVAKAEAEFRLLEAAKKANVAITPQLKADIESVAAAYGEATAKLEDARKAQEQFNELQQFVGESISGFLSDIVSGGKNAEEALMNLTKRLADMALQAALLGQGPLAGLLGMSGTNGGVGGLIGTLFKSFMPGRAMGGPVKAGQAYTVGETGRETFIPTTPGRIVPNGKLGGGNMQVVINNNAGAQVSTRQTNGPQGPRLEVQIDQMVADALMRGHATSGALKSLRRNQMGGR